In the Chroococcidiopsis sp. SAG 2025 genome, one interval contains:
- the topA gene encoding type I DNA topoisomerase — protein MSTLVIVESPTKARTIRNYLPRDFRVEASMGHVRDLPQSATDIPANVKGEKWAQLGVNVESDFEPLYVIPKDKKKIVTQLKEALKSADELVLATDEDREGESISWHLLQLLQPKVPVKRMVFHEITQDAIRKALKNCRTVDEQLVRAQETRRILDRLVGYTLSPLLWKKIAKGLSAGRVQSVAVRLLVNRERQRRAFRQGSYWDLKATLEAKGEFEAKLIALAGTKVANGSDFDPDTGQIVAGRNVVLLNETQARELLERLTGKPWTVTDLEERPTTRKPAPPFTTSTLQQESNRKLRLSARDTMRVAQNLYEQGYITYMRTDSVHLSEQAIAAARSCVEQMYGKNYLSPQPRQYSTKSKGAQEAHEAIRPAGSSFRTPKETGLSGREFDLYDLIWKRTVATQMADSRQTQVIVQLQVEDAGFRASGKRIDFPGFLRAYVEGYDDPEAALEDREVILPPLKKGDRPDCKNLEAIGHETQPPARYTEASLVKTLESEGIGRPSTYASIIGTIVDRGYAQIVSNALVPTFTAFAVTALLEQHFPDLVDPSFTSKMEQTLDDIATGEAAWLPYLRKFYSGDAGLETLVKARESQIEVNVARTVAFDDLEAKVRIGSYGPYIEAQNGSDTVTASIPKDWTPADLDAELVEKLLKQKTEGPDKVGIHPETGEPIYVKIGPHGPYVQLGEKTEDKPKPKQASLPKGITPENVTLETAVGLLSLPRLLGTHPATGGKIQASIGPYGPYVVHDQGKEGKDYRSLKSTDNVLTVTLERALEILAEPKKGRRTSSKSKSALRELGAHPGDGEPVNIFEGPYGLYVKHGKTNVGLPEGQKVEDMTLDKALELLASKESSAKKSTTRKSTKANANGNGTATTAKKKTASSSTRKTTTASKSKTKTS, from the coding sequence ATGTCAACTCTCGTTATCGTCGAATCCCCCACCAAAGCACGCACCATCCGTAACTACCTGCCAAGGGACTTTCGGGTCGAAGCGTCTATGGGTCACGTGCGCGACCTACCCCAATCAGCAACCGATATTCCCGCCAACGTTAAAGGGGAAAAATGGGCGCAGTTGGGCGTGAATGTGGAAAGTGACTTTGAACCGCTGTACGTGATTCCCAAGGATAAAAAGAAAATTGTCACACAGCTCAAGGAAGCACTGAAATCTGCTGACGAACTCGTACTGGCGACAGACGAAGACCGAGAGGGCGAAAGCATTAGCTGGCACTTGTTGCAGCTACTCCAGCCAAAAGTTCCGGTCAAGCGGATGGTATTCCACGAAATTACCCAAGACGCAATCCGCAAAGCGCTGAAAAATTGCCGCACCGTAGACGAACAGCTCGTTCGCGCCCAAGAAACGCGCCGAATACTCGATCGCCTGGTAGGTTATACTCTGTCCCCTCTATTGTGGAAAAAAATTGCCAAAGGGCTATCCGCCGGACGGGTACAGTCAGTTGCAGTCAGACTTTTAGTGAACCGCGAACGACAACGCCGTGCTTTCCGCCAAGGGAGTTACTGGGATCTCAAAGCCACCTTGGAGGCGAAAGGTGAATTTGAAGCCAAACTGATCGCCCTAGCTGGTACAAAAGTCGCCAATGGCAGCGATTTTGACCCAGATACAGGGCAGATCGTTGCCGGACGCAATGTTGTTTTATTGAATGAAACCCAAGCCAGGGAACTACTGGAGCGTTTAACGGGCAAACCTTGGACGGTGACGGATTTAGAAGAACGTCCTACGACGCGCAAACCCGCACCACCCTTTACCACCTCTACCCTGCAACAGGAATCTAACCGCAAACTGCGCTTGTCGGCGCGGGACACGATGCGGGTCGCCCAAAACCTCTACGAACAGGGATATATTACCTACATGCGTACCGACTCGGTACATCTATCCGAGCAGGCGATCGCAGCTGCCCGTAGTTGCGTCGAGCAGATGTATGGCAAAAATTATCTCAGTCCCCAACCGCGCCAGTACTCTACCAAAAGTAAAGGCGCACAGGAAGCACACGAAGCCATTCGCCCCGCAGGAAGCAGTTTCCGCACGCCCAAAGAAACAGGTTTGAGCGGTAGAGAATTCGACCTATACGATTTGATCTGGAAGCGCACCGTGGCGACCCAGATGGCAGACTCGCGCCAAACTCAAGTTATCGTGCAATTACAGGTAGAAGACGCAGGGTTTAGGGCTAGTGGTAAGCGAATCGACTTTCCTGGCTTCTTACGTGCTTATGTGGAGGGTTACGACGACCCAGAAGCAGCATTAGAAGATCGAGAAGTCATTTTACCACCGCTGAAAAAAGGCGATCGCCCCGACTGCAAAAACCTAGAGGCAATCGGTCACGAAACCCAACCCCCTGCGAGATATACGGAAGCTTCTCTCGTTAAAACCCTAGAAAGCGAGGGTATCGGTCGCCCCAGTACCTACGCCAGCATCATCGGCACAATTGTAGACCGAGGCTACGCCCAAATTGTCAGCAACGCCCTCGTTCCTACTTTTACTGCCTTTGCTGTCACTGCCTTGTTAGAACAGCATTTTCCTGACTTGGTAGACCCTAGCTTTACCTCCAAGATGGAGCAAACCTTGGATGATATTGCCACGGGTGAAGCAGCTTGGTTGCCATATCTCCGCAAGTTTTATTCAGGCGATGCGGGACTGGAAACTCTAGTCAAGGCACGGGAAAGTCAAATTGAAGTCAACGTTGCGAGAACAGTCGCCTTTGATGACTTAGAAGCAAAAGTCCGCATTGGCAGTTACGGTCCTTATATCGAAGCACAGAACGGTAGCGATACTGTGACTGCTTCCATTCCTAAAGACTGGACTCCGGCAGATTTAGATGCCGAATTAGTGGAAAAGTTGCTCAAACAGAAAACCGAAGGACCGGACAAGGTAGGGATTCACCCTGAAACTGGAGAGCCGATCTATGTCAAGATTGGTCCTCACGGTCCTTACGTGCAACTAGGGGAAAAAACTGAGGATAAGCCCAAACCCAAGCAAGCCTCATTACCTAAAGGTATCACCCCCGAAAATGTCACCTTAGAAACGGCTGTTGGTTTGCTATCTCTACCTCGGCTACTTGGTACTCACCCAGCAACGGGAGGCAAAATTCAAGCTAGTATTGGACCCTATGGACCCTATGTCGTCCACGACCAAGGTAAGGAAGGCAAAGACTATCGATCGCTCAAATCAACTGACAATGTTTTGACAGTAACTTTGGAACGAGCGCTAGAGATTCTTGCTGAACCCAAGAAAGGACGACGTACCAGCAGCAAATCCAAATCAGCATTACGCGAGTTGGGCGCTCATCCAGGAGATGGGGAACCAGTCAACATCTTCGAGGGTCCCTACGGGCTTTACGTCAAGCATGGAAAGACCAATGTGGGATTACCAGAGGGGCAAAAAGTCGAAGATATGACTTTAGATAAGGCGTTAGAACTATTAGCCTCAAAGGAATCGAGCGCTAAAAAATCGACGACGCGCAAATCGACTAAGGCAAATGCTAACGGTAATGGGACTGCAACTACAGCCAAGAAAAAAACCGCTAGTAGTAGCACTCGCAAGACAACGACTGCTTCTAAATCAAAAACCAAGACTTCATAG
- a CDS encoding sensor histidine kinase yields the protein MKMHSYSYQRDRDSHKLVSDMKIRQKLTIGFVGTSLLVGSIGCLALIVDKHTHAHIDRINKKYIYEFEFSGQAIADLQAVNVATHKLSIGEIHIYSRGEVVALIESKLSKIENIIDDRINRNDPPLIAGFETDITRKESEESYQSLKALKANFLRYKTLVAQYLQLLSTNEWDAKQLLANKLEWYVEKSLLPAIKAYKQRAGNNLLTEARETEKMFLMGERAIVSSTLAAVITAIVVGYFISRSILKPIDKLKAAAIQVGEGHLETRVAIDSHDELGVLADAFNQMILGLSRTTVSQIYLDKILSSMSDLLIVTNPERIVTKVNQATLDLLGFSKSELLGKSIDIFLSQNTNLSVYTLADRGLNLNLETNLLTAEGRTIPVSLSSSAIVDEQGNKQGFVCVARDITEKKRIEAAMLQVRVAEAARAETDRALQQEKHLNEMKSKFISIASHEFRTPLTTILSSTELVRDYGYKWTEERKNQHFQRIATSVKHMTGLLNDVLLIGKAEARKIEFNPHSIDVVSFCQELIEEIEITAKNHKVLFHCKRQYIHACMDEKLLRHIFTNLLSNAIKYSPKGGTVNFKLIFQLEHLIFQVQDQGIGIPQTELSQLFETFHRASNVGTIPGTGLGLAIVKKSVEAHQGTITVASEIGIGTTFQVTLPLYEVYPVRDSYQ from the coding sequence ATGAAAATGCATAGCTATAGCTATCAGCGCGATCGCGACTCCCATAAATTGGTTTCTGACATGAAGATTCGTCAAAAGTTAACCATAGGTTTTGTCGGGACTTCTTTATTAGTAGGCTCAATCGGTTGTCTGGCATTAATTGTTGATAAACATACTCACGCTCATATAGATCGAATTAACAAAAAATACATTTATGAGTTTGAGTTTTCCGGTCAGGCGATCGCTGACTTACAAGCGGTTAATGTAGCAACACATAAGCTTTCAATTGGAGAAATACATATATATAGTAGAGGAGAAGTCGTTGCACTAATTGAGTCTAAATTAAGCAAAATTGAAAACATTATAGATGATAGAATTAACAGAAATGACCCGCCATTAATAGCAGGTTTTGAAACCGATATTACGAGAAAAGAATCAGAAGAAAGTTATCAAAGTCTTAAGGCACTAAAAGCAAATTTTTTAAGATATAAAACTTTGGTCGCGCAATATTTACAACTTCTATCTACTAATGAGTGGGATGCCAAGCAGCTTTTAGCAAATAAATTAGAATGGTATGTAGAAAAAAGCTTGTTACCTGCGATCAAGGCATACAAGCAGCGTGCCGGAAATAATTTATTAACCGAAGCTAGAGAAACCGAAAAAATGTTTCTCATGGGTGAGCGTGCGATCGTCTCCTCAACTTTAGCTGCTGTCATAACTGCCATTGTTGTAGGCTATTTCATTTCTCGTTCTATTCTCAAACCAATCGACAAGCTAAAAGCAGCAGCCATTCAGGTTGGAGAAGGTCATTTAGAAACTAGAGTTGCGATCGATTCTCACGATGAACTCGGAGTTTTAGCTGATGCTTTTAATCAAATGATATTAGGTTTATCGAGAACAACAGTATCTCAAATCTATTTAGATAAAATTCTCAGCTCAATGTCAGATTTACTAATTGTAACTAATCCAGAACGAATTGTTACTAAGGTAAATCAAGCAACACTCGATTTACTTGGGTTTTCAAAAAGCGAATTACTTGGTAAGTCGATCGATATTTTTCTAAGCCAAAACACAAACTTGAGTGTTTATACGTTAGCCGATCGCGGGTTAAATCTCAATCTGGAAACAAATCTGTTAACAGCCGAAGGTAGAACAATTCCTGTATCTCTTAGTTCTTCTGCTATTGTTGACGAACAGGGTAACAAGCAGGGTTTCGTTTGTGTAGCGCGAGATATAACTGAAAAGAAAAGAATAGAAGCAGCGATGTTACAGGTAAGAGTAGCTGAAGCTGCCAGAGCAGAAACCGATAGAGCTTTACAACAAGAAAAGCATTTAAACGAGATGAAAAGCAAATTTATCTCTATAGCTTCCCATGAATTTCGAACACCATTAACCACAATTTTATCTTCGACAGAGTTAGTACGGGATTACGGCTATAAATGGACAGAGGAGCGCAAGAATCAGCATTTTCAGCGGATTGCCACTTCTGTAAAACACATGACCGGACTTTTAAATGATGTCCTGTTAATTGGTAAAGCAGAAGCTAGAAAAATTGAATTTAATCCCCACTCGATTGATGTCGTCAGTTTTTGCCAGGAACTCATAGAAGAAATAGAAATAACTGCCAAAAACCATAAAGTTCTATTTCATTGCAAGCGCCAGTATATTCATGCTTGTATGGATGAAAAGCTCCTACGACACATTTTTACTAATTTACTCTCAAATGCAATCAAATATTCTCCTAAAGGTGGTACTGTCAATTTCAAGTTAATTTTTCAATTAGAGCATCTAATTTTCCAAGTTCAAGACCAAGGGATCGGGATTCCGCAAACAGAACTATCCCAATTATTTGAGACGTTTCATCGGGCTAGTAATGTCGGTACAATTCCAGGCACGGGATTAGGACTTGCCATTGTCAAAAAGTCTGTAGAAGCCCATCAGGGCACAATTACAGTAGCAAGTGAAATTGGCATAGGTACGACATTTCAAGTTACCTTACCACTTTATGAA